A genomic window from Lotus japonicus ecotype B-129 chromosome 1, LjGifu_v1.2 includes:
- the LOC130727952 gene encoding phosphoinositide phosphatase SAC8 isoform X1 yields MEIEPSSDSSERFKLYDELELHEFQDKFVIKSHQCPDQGFWISRRDGNINLLDGDTCSESSSTKSTIYGLIGTIRLVVGTYAIVITSRKEVGRFLGFPVYRVMSIRVLACNEALKFSTIQEKRDEAYFMNLLKEVGSMPGLYYSYETDITLNLERRSKLVEGWMNKPIWKQADPRYVWNKHLLEELIEFKLDRFIIPLVQGSFQAAELKLKDSCATVTLVSRRCTRRLGTRMWRRGANLEGDTANFIETEQLLEIGEFRFSFLQIRGSIPLLWEQIVDLSYKPHLRIISHEQTPNIVERHFHDLFKRYGEIMAVDLTDKHGEEGQLSAAYAAEMQSQQNVRYVPFDFHHHCGSSNFDNLKILYDQISEDFEKQRYFMIDREGNISEEQRGIIRANCIDSLDRTNVTQSYLAQKSLNLQLQRIGVFTCSECISMFGEEYGKFRTLWAEQGDEISLEYAGTHALKGDLVRYGKQTITGIIKDGMSALSRYYLNNFHDGIRQDALDLISGHYTVSGNVPSPLQINSFEPFSKTVKMQYLPVASALVIGGLTATTFTLQQAGRNAQHYVTSVFCAGITAGVMAIIKSNGRQFCSRPRLCGLL; encoded by the exons ATGGAGATTGAACCCTCTTCAGATTCATCTGAAAGATTCAAGCTTTACGATGAGCTTGAATTGCACGAGTTTCAAGACAAGTTTGTGATCAAATCCCATCAATGTCCCGATCAAGGCTTCTGGATAAGTCGCCGTGATGGTAACATCAATTTACTTGATG GTGACACATGCTCCGAAAGTTCATCGACAAAATCTACGATTTATGGTCTCATCGGAACAATAAGATTGGTTGTAG GAACTTATGCCATTGTAATAACCTCTCGGAAGGAAGTTGGACGATTCCTTGGTTTTCCAGTATATCGCGTTATGTCTATAAGAGTACTTGCATGTAATGAGGCTTTGAAGTTTTCAACTATTCAAGAA AAAAGGGATGAAGCTTACTTCATGAATCTGTTGAAAGAAGTGGGGTCAATGCCAGGCTTGTATTATTCATATGAAACAGATATTACATTAAA CTTAGAGAGAAGAAGCAAGTTAGTTGAAGGGTGGATGAATAAACCAATCTGGAAGCAG GCTGACCCTCGATATGTCTGGAACAAACATCTTCTTGAGGAGCTTATTGAGTTTAAG CTTGACAGATTCATCATTCCTCTAGTACAAGGGA GCTTTCAAGCAGCTGAACTGAAGCTAAAAGACTCATGTGCAACAGTAACATTAGTTTCAAGGAGATGCACACGGCGTCTAG GAACAAGAATGTGGAGAAGAGGAGCTAACCTTGAAGGTGACACTGCCAATTTCATTGAAACTGAACAGTTACTTGAAATTGGAGAATTCAGGTTCTCATTTTTGCAG ATTCGAGGTTCAATTCCTCTTCTGTGGGAGCAGATTGTTGATCTAAGCTATAAACCACACCTAAGGATTATTAGTCATGAGCAAACA CCAAATATCGTGGAGCGTCATTTCCATGATCTCTTCAAGAGATACGGAGAGATAATGGCTGTTGATCTAACTGATAAA CATGGTGAAGAAGGTCAACTAAGTGCAGCATATGCTGCTGAAATGCAAAGTCAGCAAAATGTGAG ATACGTGCCTTTTGATTTCCATCACCACTGTGGGAGCTCAAACTTCGATAATTTGAAAATCCTCTATGATCAAATTTCAGaggattttgaaaaacaaag ATACTTCATGATAGATAGAGAAGGAAATATATCAGAGGAGCAGAGAGGAATTATTAGGGCAAACTGCATCGACTCCCTTGATCGAACAAATGTTACTCAG AGTTATCTGGCCCAGAAGTCATTGAATCTACAATTGCAAAGGATTGGAGTGTTTACTTGCTCTGAGTGCATTTCAATGTTTGGCGAGGAATATGGAAAATTCAGGACAT TGTGGGCAGAGCAAGGTGATGAGATAAGCCTTGAGTATGCTGGGACTCATGCTCTGAAAGGGGACTTAGTTAG ATATGGAAAACAAACAATAACTGGAATAATCAAAGATGGGATGAGTGCACTTTCACGCTATTACTTGAATAACTTCCATGATGGGATTCGGCAG GATGCCCTGGACCTGATAAGCGGACACTATACTGTCAGTGGAAATGTTCCATCTCCCTTGCAGATAAATAGTTTTGAACCTTTTTCA AAAACTGTGAAAATGCAGTACCTCCCTGTGGCATCAGCTTTGGTAATTGGAGGTTTGACAGCAACAACCTTCACTCTTCAGCAAG CGGGGCGAAATGCACAGCATTATGTAACTTCTGTATTCTGTGCTGGAATAACTGCTGGGGTCATGGCCATCATCAAATCCAATGGAAGGCAGTTCTGTTCGAGGCCCCGTTTGTGTGGTCTCTTGTGA
- the LOC130727952 gene encoding phosphoinositide phosphatase SAC8 isoform X2, which translates to MEIEPSSDSSERFKLYDELELHEFQDKFVIKSHQCPDQGFWISRRDGNINLLDGDTCSESSSTKSTIYGLIGTIRLVVGTYAIVITSRKEVGRFLGFPVYRVMSIRVLACNEALKFSTIQEKRDEAYFMNLLKEVGSMPGLYYSYETDITLNLERRSKLVEGWMNKPIWKQADPRYVWNKHLLEELIEFKLDRFIIPLVQGSFQAAELKLKDSCATVTLVSRRCTRRLGTRMWRRGANLEGDTANFIETEQLLEIGEFRFSFLQIRGSIPLLWEQIVDLSYKPHLRIISHEQTPNIVERHFHDLFKRYGEIMAVDLTDKHGEEGQLSAAYAAEMQSQQNVRYVPFDFHHHCGSSNFDNLKILYDQISEDFEKQRYFMIDREGNISEEQRGIIRANCIDSLDRTNVTQSYLAQKSLNLQLQRIGVFTCSECISMFGEEYGKFRTLWAEQGDEISLEYAGTHALKGDLVRYGKQTITGIIKDGMSALSRYYLNNFHDGIRQDALDLISGHYTVSGNVPSPLQINSFEPFSYLPVASALVIGGLTATTFTLQQAGRNAQHYVTSVFCAGITAGVMAIIKSNGRQFCSRPRLCGLL; encoded by the exons ATGGAGATTGAACCCTCTTCAGATTCATCTGAAAGATTCAAGCTTTACGATGAGCTTGAATTGCACGAGTTTCAAGACAAGTTTGTGATCAAATCCCATCAATGTCCCGATCAAGGCTTCTGGATAAGTCGCCGTGATGGTAACATCAATTTACTTGATG GTGACACATGCTCCGAAAGTTCATCGACAAAATCTACGATTTATGGTCTCATCGGAACAATAAGATTGGTTGTAG GAACTTATGCCATTGTAATAACCTCTCGGAAGGAAGTTGGACGATTCCTTGGTTTTCCAGTATATCGCGTTATGTCTATAAGAGTACTTGCATGTAATGAGGCTTTGAAGTTTTCAACTATTCAAGAA AAAAGGGATGAAGCTTACTTCATGAATCTGTTGAAAGAAGTGGGGTCAATGCCAGGCTTGTATTATTCATATGAAACAGATATTACATTAAA CTTAGAGAGAAGAAGCAAGTTAGTTGAAGGGTGGATGAATAAACCAATCTGGAAGCAG GCTGACCCTCGATATGTCTGGAACAAACATCTTCTTGAGGAGCTTATTGAGTTTAAG CTTGACAGATTCATCATTCCTCTAGTACAAGGGA GCTTTCAAGCAGCTGAACTGAAGCTAAAAGACTCATGTGCAACAGTAACATTAGTTTCAAGGAGATGCACACGGCGTCTAG GAACAAGAATGTGGAGAAGAGGAGCTAACCTTGAAGGTGACACTGCCAATTTCATTGAAACTGAACAGTTACTTGAAATTGGAGAATTCAGGTTCTCATTTTTGCAG ATTCGAGGTTCAATTCCTCTTCTGTGGGAGCAGATTGTTGATCTAAGCTATAAACCACACCTAAGGATTATTAGTCATGAGCAAACA CCAAATATCGTGGAGCGTCATTTCCATGATCTCTTCAAGAGATACGGAGAGATAATGGCTGTTGATCTAACTGATAAA CATGGTGAAGAAGGTCAACTAAGTGCAGCATATGCTGCTGAAATGCAAAGTCAGCAAAATGTGAG ATACGTGCCTTTTGATTTCCATCACCACTGTGGGAGCTCAAACTTCGATAATTTGAAAATCCTCTATGATCAAATTTCAGaggattttgaaaaacaaag ATACTTCATGATAGATAGAGAAGGAAATATATCAGAGGAGCAGAGAGGAATTATTAGGGCAAACTGCATCGACTCCCTTGATCGAACAAATGTTACTCAG AGTTATCTGGCCCAGAAGTCATTGAATCTACAATTGCAAAGGATTGGAGTGTTTACTTGCTCTGAGTGCATTTCAATGTTTGGCGAGGAATATGGAAAATTCAGGACAT TGTGGGCAGAGCAAGGTGATGAGATAAGCCTTGAGTATGCTGGGACTCATGCTCTGAAAGGGGACTTAGTTAG ATATGGAAAACAAACAATAACTGGAATAATCAAAGATGGGATGAGTGCACTTTCACGCTATTACTTGAATAACTTCCATGATGGGATTCGGCAG GATGCCCTGGACCTGATAAGCGGACACTATACTGTCAGTGGAAATGTTCCATCTCCCTTGCAGATAAATAGTTTTGAACCTTTTTCA TACCTCCCTGTGGCATCAGCTTTGGTAATTGGAGGTTTGACAGCAACAACCTTCACTCTTCAGCAAG CGGGGCGAAATGCACAGCATTATGTAACTTCTGTATTCTGTGCTGGAATAACTGCTGGGGTCATGGCCATCATCAAATCCAATGGAAGGCAGTTCTGTTCGAGGCCCCGTTTGTGTGGTCTCTTGTGA
- the LOC130712611 gene encoding F-box protein CPR1-like → MVLYKDDVEVSKKLSSTQKMNKQRRSSTVEYPCLSSLLPDELTVQILLRLPVRSLLRFKCVSKLWLSEISDPKFAKSQFDLATSPTHCLFLDFNDQFEIESLDIDEPESAIAVVNIPFRLPLSLPRSGKCLEVLGSCRGFVLLLTHLGYFCVCNPSTGFQRQIPLGTLCPFEGRYSLYGIGYDRSTDDYLLVSITSSFRARKIIVFSLKTNLSFFLSINDELLDPEFDFSVKVKYLGLTFDFRHGLFLNGSLHWLANRRPNYLFVILAFDLSERSLLEIAVSNELALELADFKKLYTLRVMKECLALCYSDLGGMTEIWIMKEYKVQSSWTKMILSADVPSNSFFFPICFTKCGDVFGSNGRGRLLRLNDKGKLLEHRALRRGKRTQRRDCVIYKYPQLHRHLYTESLLSLPGLFEEVSEEDDRPKQS, encoded by the coding sequence ATGGTTTTGTATAAAGATGATGTTGAGGTTTCGAAAAAATTGAGCTCTACTCAAAAGATGAACAAGCAGCGGCGAAGCAGCACGGTGGAGTACCCTTGTCTCTCTTCCCTTCTCCCTGATGAGTTGACTGTACAAATTCTGTTGAGACTACCCGTGCGGTCTCTACTCCGTTTCAAATGCGTCTCCAAACTGTGGCTCTCTGAAATCTCCGATCCCAAATTCGCCAAATCCCAATTTGACCTAGCTACTTCCCCCACTCACTGtctctttcttgatttcaaCGATCAATTCGAAATCGAATCCTTAGACATTGACGAACCTGAATCTGCCATCGCAGTCGTCAACATCCCGTTCCGCCTCCCGCTTTCACTGCCCCGTTCTGGTAAGTGTCTTGAGGTTCTGGGTTCTTGCAGAGGGTTTGTACTCTTACTCACTCACCTGGGTTATTTTTGTGTGTGTAACCCATCGACTGGTTTCCAAAGACAAATTCCATTGGGTACTCTTTGTCCTTTCGAGGGCCGCTATTCTCTTTACGGTATTGGGTATGATCGATCAACGGATGACTACTTGTTAGTTTCTATAACATCGAGTTTTCGTGCTCGTAAAattattgtgttttctttgaaaACCAATTTATCCTTCTTCCTGAGCATCAATGATGAACTTCTGGATCCTGAATTTGATTTTAGTGTGAAGGTTAAATATTTGGGTCTCACATTTGATTTTAGACATGGTTTGTTCTTGAATGGGTCTCTTCATTGGTTGGCTAATCGTAGACCTAATTATCTGTTTGTAATTCTTGCTTTTGATTTGAGTGAGAGGAGTTTATTGGAGATTGCTGTGTCAAATGAGTTAGCTCTGGAATTGGCCGatttcaaaaaattatatacTTTGAGAGTGATGAAAGAGTGTCTTGCTCTGTGTTACTCAGATTTAGGTGGCATGACTGAGATATGGATAATGAAAGAGTATAAAGTGCAATCCTCTTGGACTAAGATGATTTTGTCTGCTGATGTTCCGAGCAACTCCTTCTTTTTTCCAATATGTTTCACCAAATGTGGTGATGTTTTTGGATCAAATGGGCGTGGAAGGTTATTGAGACTTAATGATAAAGGAAAACTGCTTGAGCATCGTGCACTTCGGCGAGGGAAGAGGACTCAGAGGAGAGATTGTGTAATATATAAATATCCGCAATTACACAGACATTTGTATACAGAGAGTTTACTATCACTCCCTGGTTTGTTTGAGGAAGTAAGTGAAGAAGATGACCGACCAAAACAGTCATGA
- the LOC130727955 gene encoding F-box/kelch-repeat protein At3g23880-like, producing MNKQKQRRSITNASLSSLLPDELIIQILLRLPVRSLLRFKCVCKLWLSEISDPKFAKSQFDLAASPTHRLFLDFNDQFEIESLDIDEPESAAAVVNIPFCPPLSSPCSGARFEILGSCRGFVLLVTHLGYFHVWNPSTGFQRQIPLDARCTFKVYYSLYGIGYDQSTDDYLLVYITPSKNVRACEINSFSLKTNLPSRKRISDEILDTKFAFSMSVRQGMFFNGCLHWLVNSRGKDLFVILAFDLSKRSLLEIAVSNELALELADVKKLYTLRVMKECLALCCSDLGGVTVIWIMKEYKVKSSWTKMILSADVPSSSFFFPICFTKCGDVFGWNERERLLRLNDKGELLEDRALWKGKRTQKRDFVIYRYPELHRHMYTESLLSLHG from the coding sequence ATGAACAAGCAGAAGCAGAGACGGAGCATCACGAACGCGTCTCTTTCTTCCCTTCTCCCTGATGAGTTGATCATACAAATTCTGCTGAGACTACCGGTGCGGTCTTTACTCCGTTTCAAATGCGTCTGCAAATTGTGGCTCTCTGAAATCTCCGATCCCAAATTCGCCAAATCCCAATTTGACCTAGCAGCTTCACCCACCCACCGTCTCTTCCTTGATTTCAACGACCAATTCGAAATCGAATCGTTAGACATTGATGAACCTGAATCTGCCGCCGCCGTCGTCAACATCCCGTTCTGTCCCCCGCTTTCATCGCCGTGTTCTGGTGCGCGTTTTGAGATTCTGGGTTCTTGCAGAGGGTTTGTACTTTTAGTCACTCACCTGGGTTATTTTCATGTGTGGAATCCATCGACTGGTTTCCAAAGGCAAATTCCATTGGATGCTCGTTGTACTTTCAAGGTTTACTATTCTCTTTACGGTATTGGGTATGATCAATCAACGGATGACTACTTGTTAGTTTATATAACACCATCGAAGAATGTTCGTGCTTGCGAAATTAATTCGTTTTCTTTGAAAACCAATTTGCCCTCTAGAAAGAGGATCAGTGATGAAATTCTGGATACTAAATTTGCTTTTAGTATGAGTGTTAGACAGGGTATGTTCTTCAATGGGTGTCTTCATTGGTTGGTTAATTCTAGGGGTAAGGATTTGTTTGTAATTCTTGCTTTTGATTTGAGTAAGAGGAGTTTATTGGAGATTGCTGTGTCAAATGAGTTAGCTCTGGAATTGGCTGATGTTAAAAAGTTGTATACGCTGAGAGTGATGAAAGAGTGTCTTGCTCTGTGTTGCTCGGATTTAGGTGGCGTGACTGTGATATGGATAATGAAAGAGTATAAAGTGAAATCGTCTTGGACTAAGATGATTTTGTCGGCTGACGTCCCTAGCAGTTCCTTCTTTTTTCCAATATGTTTCACCAAATGCGGTGATGTTTTTGGATGGAACGAGCGTGAAAGGTTATTGCGACTTAACGATAAAGGAGAACTGCTTGAAGATCGTGCACTTTGGAAAGGGAAGAGGACTCAGAAGAGAGATTTTGTAATATATAGATATCCGGAATTACATAGACATATGTATACAGAGAGTTTACTATCACTCCATGGTTAG
- the LOC130712605 gene encoding U-box domain-containing protein 40-like: MVHKKWGSPKAAKESEKFPEPITTPRLKWKKLFFHSINPSKPNSNNKTQNPPEEFLCPISGSIMADPVIVSSGHSFGRASVQACKDLNFTPQLPDGNTPDFSVVIPNLALKSSILKWCQTQTTTAPNTATTENLVRTLMASKPPPPKDPPVNLFTRAETQVPLRPTHLYTSSEESIATATSSSTPPLQFSTQPSCCYSSPSSSELEPATTPEE; the protein is encoded by the coding sequence ATGGTCCACAAGAAATGGGGTTCACCAAAAGCAGCAAAAGAGTCTGAAAAATTCCCAGAACCAATCACTACCCCAAGGCTGAAGTGGAAGAAGCTCTTCTTCCACAGCATCAACCCTTCAAAacccaacagcaacaacaaaacccagaaCCCTCCAGAAGAGTTCCTCTGCCCCATTTCAGGTTCCATCATGGCAGACCCTGTCATCGTCTCCTCCGGCCACTCCTTCGGCCGTGCCTCCGTCCAAGCCTGCAAGGATCTCAACTTCACCCCTCAACTTCCTGATGGTAACACCCCTGATTTCTCCGTCGTCATTCCCAACCTTGCCCTCAAATCCTCCATTCTCAAAtggtgccaaacccaaaccacCACCGCACCCAACACCGCCACCACAGAGAACCTCGTTCGCACACTAATGGCTTCCAAGCCGCCACCACCAAAAGACCCACCTGTGAATCTCTTCACCCGCGCAGAAACTCAAGTCCCTCTGCGACCAACCCACCTCTACACGAGCTCCGAGGAATCCATAGCCACCGCAACTTCATCATCAACCCCGCCACTGCAATTCTCAACGCAACCCAGTTGCTGCTACTCTTCCCCTTCCTCCTCTGAACTCGAACCAGCAACAACCCCAGAAGAATAA
- the LOC130727952 gene encoding phosphoinositide phosphatase SAC8 isoform X3 has product MEIEPSSDSSERFKLYDELELHEFQDKFVIKSHQCPDQGFWISRRDGNINLLDGDTCSESSSTKSTIYGLIGTIRLVVGTYAIVITSRKEVGRFLGFPVYRVMSIRVLACNEALKFSTIQEKRDEAYFMNLLKEVGSMPGLYYSYETDITLNLERRSKLVEGWMNKPIWKQADPRYVWNKHLLEELIEFKLDRFIIPLVQGSFQAAELKLKDSCATVTLVSRRCTRRLGTRMWRRGANLEGDTANFIETEQLLEIGEFRFSFLQIRGSIPLLWEQIVDLSYKPHLRIISHEQTPNIVERHFHDLFKRYGEIMAVDLTDKHGEEGQLSAAYAAEMQSQQNVRYVPFDFHHHCGSSNFDNLKILYDQISEDFEKQRYFMIDREGNISEEQRGIIRANCIDSLDRTNVTQSYLAQKSLNLQLQRIGVFTCSECISMFGEEYGKFRTLWAEQGDEISLEYAGTHALKGDLVRYGKQTITGIIKDGMSALSRYYLNNFHDGIRQDALDLISGHYTVSGNVPSPLQINSFEPFSAGFT; this is encoded by the exons ATGGAGATTGAACCCTCTTCAGATTCATCTGAAAGATTCAAGCTTTACGATGAGCTTGAATTGCACGAGTTTCAAGACAAGTTTGTGATCAAATCCCATCAATGTCCCGATCAAGGCTTCTGGATAAGTCGCCGTGATGGTAACATCAATTTACTTGATG GTGACACATGCTCCGAAAGTTCATCGACAAAATCTACGATTTATGGTCTCATCGGAACAATAAGATTGGTTGTAG GAACTTATGCCATTGTAATAACCTCTCGGAAGGAAGTTGGACGATTCCTTGGTTTTCCAGTATATCGCGTTATGTCTATAAGAGTACTTGCATGTAATGAGGCTTTGAAGTTTTCAACTATTCAAGAA AAAAGGGATGAAGCTTACTTCATGAATCTGTTGAAAGAAGTGGGGTCAATGCCAGGCTTGTATTATTCATATGAAACAGATATTACATTAAA CTTAGAGAGAAGAAGCAAGTTAGTTGAAGGGTGGATGAATAAACCAATCTGGAAGCAG GCTGACCCTCGATATGTCTGGAACAAACATCTTCTTGAGGAGCTTATTGAGTTTAAG CTTGACAGATTCATCATTCCTCTAGTACAAGGGA GCTTTCAAGCAGCTGAACTGAAGCTAAAAGACTCATGTGCAACAGTAACATTAGTTTCAAGGAGATGCACACGGCGTCTAG GAACAAGAATGTGGAGAAGAGGAGCTAACCTTGAAGGTGACACTGCCAATTTCATTGAAACTGAACAGTTACTTGAAATTGGAGAATTCAGGTTCTCATTTTTGCAG ATTCGAGGTTCAATTCCTCTTCTGTGGGAGCAGATTGTTGATCTAAGCTATAAACCACACCTAAGGATTATTAGTCATGAGCAAACA CCAAATATCGTGGAGCGTCATTTCCATGATCTCTTCAAGAGATACGGAGAGATAATGGCTGTTGATCTAACTGATAAA CATGGTGAAGAAGGTCAACTAAGTGCAGCATATGCTGCTGAAATGCAAAGTCAGCAAAATGTGAG ATACGTGCCTTTTGATTTCCATCACCACTGTGGGAGCTCAAACTTCGATAATTTGAAAATCCTCTATGATCAAATTTCAGaggattttgaaaaacaaag ATACTTCATGATAGATAGAGAAGGAAATATATCAGAGGAGCAGAGAGGAATTATTAGGGCAAACTGCATCGACTCCCTTGATCGAACAAATGTTACTCAG AGTTATCTGGCCCAGAAGTCATTGAATCTACAATTGCAAAGGATTGGAGTGTTTACTTGCTCTGAGTGCATTTCAATGTTTGGCGAGGAATATGGAAAATTCAGGACAT TGTGGGCAGAGCAAGGTGATGAGATAAGCCTTGAGTATGCTGGGACTCATGCTCTGAAAGGGGACTTAGTTAG ATATGGAAAACAAACAATAACTGGAATAATCAAAGATGGGATGAGTGCACTTTCACGCTATTACTTGAATAACTTCCATGATGGGATTCGGCAG GATGCCCTGGACCTGATAAGCGGACACTATACTGTCAGTGGAAATGTTCCATCTCCCTTGCAGATAAATAGTTTTGAACCTTTTTCA GCTGGATTCACATGA